One Luteibacter aegosomaticola genomic window carries:
- the leuC gene encoding 3-isopropylmalate dehydratase large subunit, producing MSARTLFDKVWDAHQVTAETDSTPGVLYIDLHMVHEVTSPQAFDELRTRGLKVRRPDRTLATLDHSTPTLPAGADGKRPYFTKEAEAQVAKLEANVAEFGIDLMGWDSPHRGVVHVAGPEVGATHPGMTIVCGDSHTATHGAFGALAFGIGTTEVGHVLATQCLLQRKPKSFAIHVDGQLQPGVTAKDLILHIIGKIGIGGGTGHVLEYTGEAVRALSMEERMTVCNMSIEAGARAGLIAPDEKTFAWLKGRERAPQGAAWEAAVANWRTLTTDEGATYDREVRVDASTIQPSVTYGTHPGMVVPIHAPVPAAADALEQRALDYMKVTAGKPIAGEAVDVVFIGSCTNGRLSDLRAAAEILRGRRVAEGVRMLVVPGSEQVRRDAESEGLHEVFLSAGAEWRQPGCSMCIAMNGDMAQPGQLVVATSNRNFEGRQGKGARTVLASPLVAAASAVAGRVADPRDYMNQEVAA from the coding sequence ATGAGCGCGCGCACCCTGTTCGACAAGGTGTGGGATGCCCACCAGGTAACGGCCGAGACCGATAGCACGCCGGGCGTGCTGTACATCGACCTGCACATGGTCCACGAAGTGACTTCGCCGCAGGCGTTCGACGAACTGCGCACGCGCGGCCTGAAGGTGCGCCGTCCGGATCGCACGCTGGCGACGCTGGATCATTCGACTCCCACCCTGCCGGCCGGCGCGGATGGCAAGCGCCCGTATTTCACGAAGGAAGCCGAAGCCCAGGTCGCCAAGCTCGAGGCCAACGTCGCCGAGTTCGGCATCGACCTGATGGGCTGGGATAGCCCGCATCGTGGCGTCGTCCACGTGGCGGGCCCCGAAGTCGGTGCGACGCACCCGGGCATGACCATCGTCTGCGGCGATAGCCACACGGCGACGCATGGCGCGTTCGGCGCACTGGCCTTCGGCATCGGCACCACTGAGGTCGGCCATGTGCTGGCCACGCAGTGCCTGCTCCAGCGCAAACCGAAGTCGTTCGCCATCCACGTCGATGGCCAGCTGCAGCCCGGCGTCACCGCGAAGGATCTGATCCTGCACATCATCGGGAAGATCGGCATCGGCGGTGGTACCGGCCACGTGCTCGAGTACACCGGCGAGGCGGTGCGTGCGCTGTCGATGGAAGAGCGCATGACCGTGTGCAACATGTCGATCGAAGCCGGCGCTCGCGCGGGTCTGATCGCACCGGACGAAAAGACCTTCGCATGGCTGAAGGGCCGCGAGCGCGCACCGCAGGGTGCCGCATGGGAGGCCGCCGTCGCCAACTGGCGCACGCTGACCACCGATGAAGGTGCCACCTACGATCGCGAAGTCCGCGTCGATGCATCGACGATCCAGCCTTCGGTCACCTACGGCACCCACCCCGGCATGGTGGTGCCCATCCACGCGCCCGTGCCGGCCGCCGCGGATGCACTGGAACAGCGCGCGCTGGACTACATGAAGGTGACCGCAGGCAAGCCGATCGCCGGCGAAGCGGTCGATGTCGTGTTCATCGGCAGCTGTACGAACGGCCGCCTCTCCGACCTGCGTGCCGCCGCCGAGATCCTGCGTGGCCGCCGCGTCGCCGAAGGCGTACGCATGCTCGTCGTACCCGGCTCCGAACAGGTACGCCGTGACGCGGAAAGCGAAGGCCTGCACGAAGTGTTCCTGAGCGCCGGTGCCGAATGGCGCCAGCCGGGTTGCTCCATGTGCATCGCCATGAACGGTGACATGGCCCAGCCGGGCCAGCTCGTCGTCGCCACCAGCAACCGCAACTTCGAAGGCCGCCAGGGCAAGGGCGCACGCACCGTGCTGGCCAGCCCGCTTGTCGCCGCTGCCTCCGCCGTGGCCGGCCGCGTCGCCGACCCGCGTGACTACATGAACCAGGAAGTCGCCGCATGA
- the leuD gene encoding 3-isopropylmalate dehydratase small subunit, with protein MSTTTRPLTYVHSRTAVLRDENIDTDRIIPARFLTTTERTGLGKHAFEDWRYAADGSDDPAFPLNQPQAKGCSILVAGRNFGCGSSREHAPWALLDYGIQAVISNEIADIFRGNALKNGLLAIVLSDAEHRWLLDNPGVELRIDIASSSIRLPDGGTIHFELEPFARHCLLNGVDQMGFLLQQDSTINAYEQRVEKAA; from the coding sequence ATGAGCACCACGACCCGCCCGCTCACCTACGTGCATTCGCGCACCGCGGTGCTGCGCGATGAAAACATCGATACCGACCGGATCATCCCGGCGCGCTTCCTCACGACGACGGAACGCACCGGCCTCGGCAAGCACGCGTTCGAAGACTGGCGCTATGCCGCCGACGGCAGCGATGACCCGGCATTCCCGCTGAACCAGCCGCAGGCGAAGGGTTGCTCGATCCTCGTGGCCGGCCGCAACTTCGGCTGCGGCTCGTCGCGCGAGCACGCGCCGTGGGCGCTGCTGGATTACGGCATCCAGGCTGTCATCTCCAACGAGATCGCCGACATCTTCCGCGGTAACGCGCTGAAGAACGGCCTGCTCGCCATCGTGCTTTCCGATGCCGAACACCGCTGGCTGCTGGATAACCCCGGCGTTGAGCTGCGCATCGATATCGCCAGCAGCAGCATCCGCCTGCCCGATGGCGGAACCATCCATTTCGAACTCGAACCGTTCGCCCGCCATTGCTTGCTCAACGGCGTGGACCAGATGGGCTTCCTGCTGCAGCAGGACAGCACCATCAACGCCTATGAACAACGCGTGGAGAAAGCCGCATGA
- the leuB gene encoding 3-isopropylmalate dehydrogenase: protein MKKAQIVVLPGDGIGPEVAAAGVAVLRAVAERYGHQFTFTEHAIGGDAIDRFNDPLPQATRDALLACDAILLGAVGGPKWSDPSAKIRPEQGLLAMRKLLGVFANVRPLKLHPRTAALSPLKPERTQGVDLVFIRELTGGIYFGAKTRSETDATDECRYSVEEVERVVRHAFELARTRRKKVTSVDKANVLETSRLWRSVATRMGAEYPDVALEHQLVDSMAMHLLTHPADYDVIVTENMFGDILTDEASVLAGSLGLSPSASIGGPGAGIYEPIHGSAPDIAGQAIANPLGTILSAAMLLRHSLGLADEAATVEAAVDHVLEQANLTRDLGGTATTHAVTRAVLDAIQAKAEAA from the coding sequence ATGAAGAAGGCCCAGATCGTCGTATTGCCGGGTGACGGCATTGGCCCCGAAGTCGCCGCAGCTGGCGTGGCCGTGCTGCGCGCCGTCGCCGAACGCTACGGCCACCAGTTCACCTTCACCGAGCATGCGATCGGCGGCGACGCCATCGACCGCTTCAACGATCCGCTGCCGCAGGCCACGCGCGACGCGCTGCTCGCCTGCGACGCGATCCTTCTGGGCGCCGTGGGTGGCCCGAAGTGGTCCGACCCGTCGGCGAAGATCCGCCCGGAGCAGGGCTTGCTGGCCATGCGCAAGCTGCTCGGCGTGTTCGCCAACGTGCGCCCGCTGAAGCTGCACCCGCGTACCGCCGCGCTCTCGCCGCTGAAGCCCGAGCGCACCCAGGGTGTCGATCTGGTCTTCATCCGCGAACTCACCGGCGGTATCTACTTCGGCGCGAAGACGCGCAGCGAAACCGATGCCACCGACGAATGCCGCTACAGCGTCGAGGAAGTGGAGCGCGTCGTGCGCCACGCCTTCGAGCTGGCCCGTACCCGCCGCAAGAAGGTCACCTCGGTCGACAAGGCCAACGTGCTGGAGACCTCGCGCCTGTGGCGTTCGGTGGCAACACGCATGGGTGCCGAGTACCCGGATGTGGCGCTGGAACACCAGCTGGTCGATTCCATGGCCATGCACCTGCTGACCCACCCGGCCGACTACGACGTGATCGTCACCGAGAACATGTTCGGCGACATCCTGACTGATGAGGCGTCGGTGCTGGCGGGCTCGCTGGGTCTGTCGCCGTCCGCGTCCATCGGCGGCCCGGGCGCCGGCATCTACGAGCCGATCCACGGTTCCGCACCGGATATCGCCGGCCAGGCCATCGCCAACCCGCTGGGCACGATCCTGTCGGCGGCCATGCTGCTGCGCCATTCGCTGGGCCTGGCGGACGAAGCCGCGACGGTGGAAGCCGCGGTGGACCACGTTCTCGAGCAAGCCAACCTCACCCGCGACCTGGGCGGCACGGCCACCACGCATGCCGTGACCCGCGCTGTCCTGGACGCCATCCAAGCCAAGGCGGAGGCCGCATGA